In Salvia miltiorrhiza cultivar Shanhuang (shh) chromosome 4, IMPLAD_Smil_shh, whole genome shotgun sequence, the DNA window aaatcatcaatcattttattaaaattcgtgcgcAATCAAAGTGACGTACTTTTATAATTGCACGTCTTCTAATATAGGGGTAATTCTACTTTTATAATTGCACGTAAATAGCTCTTCTAGTATAGGGAAAATTACCTATTATAATATCATGTTGTCGTTGCATTAACTAATAATAAGATGAAACAGAgattaaacaaaaattaatcacaAATTCTACACAAAACCACTTATATATTCTAAAGAATACTTATAATTGTCATATTAGAATGTTTAATAagaaccagggggcttagcccactggccaccgggtcctcacttaagtgaagtgacccgggttcgatccctcttgggaacgaattggtgattggagatataaggtggagtttggtgaatggagagataaggtggttcttggagtggatggggaactaactactaacatctaacatgactttgaccgatcaaaaaaaaattagaatgttTAATAAGACACTTGTATTTGACTCGTCGCAACATGCGAACAGTTCACATGGGAGACCACCAAAAAAATCCACACTTCAAAGTTATAAATGACAATTAATGCAGATCGATGGGATCTTATTTTTCCAATTTAGTGTAACCATTATGCTCACTCTTAATTTGTTATAATTCACTCATTCAATTAGGAttcataattattcttttaaaatttatttgaattaataatgaattattttgattaattaattcaatattatgatatataattttttaatttttaatttttaatgataaacattaattagagtttattattaatatttttatttttatacaaataattataaaatagataaattaaaaatgagatACGATGATACACCCTAAATTATGGGACAAAGGATTTCATCTGCAGTTAACACGATGCACCGACAAAATAGTTCTAGACAACTGCCGGATTTTACCTATCCTATCAAATGTAATCCACATTCAAGTACAACACAATCATTATTTCTAAACAAGTTTTTgggaagtactccctccgttccgcgAAACTTAGGTAATTTCTCTTTGATACGGATACTAAGGAGTTAGTATTTTATGTATTAAGTATGGTAgatgaaaaaatgaataaagaaaaaaaactttTGTCATATAAGAAAACTGTTAAAATTTCGTGAAACAATCCAAAAAGAAATAATGCTTGGAGCCTTGCGAGATGGAGGAAGTAtcttatttcaaaatttcactATGAAAAAATGCAACTAGCGAAAATGGTAAggagaaaatatattttcgaAAAGAGTACGCTAGAACACATTAATTTACTACAAAACAGGTCAAAAATAACCTTTCAAGTTTCTAGAACTCGTAAATTTTacaattcaattttaatttttttttaggggaaagAGATAGTTTTATTCAGCACAAGAACATGGGAGGTGGAGATGACCCACCACATAAGCcgggggttcattccaaacatgaggTGCTATAATATCTCTTGCCGCTTTCTCCAAATGATGGGCGATGACATTTCTTTCACGTTTGATGAATTGGACTCGAACTTCCGGGAGCAGCGTAAGTCCTTCTCTGCAATGGGAGGCCAAGACTCCCATTTCTGTATCGTTCTGCACACGAGAACTTATCGCGTCACAGGCCCTTTTACTGTCGGATTCCACTCTTCCTTTGGTGATGTTTCTCTCTTTCAACCAAGAAAGGGCTTCCTTGATGCCCATTAGTTCACCTTCCTCAACAGCCCTCGACCCCGGAATCTTGATGGTTTTCCCGGCAATGAAGGCCCAGCATGGTCTCGAATGGCAATGCCCGGTCCCATAGAGTTAGACTCGGCAAAGAACGCAGCGTCCACGTTGCAGCAGAACCAGCCCTCTGGAAGTGGATGCCATCCCACACACAGGCCACCGGAGGGGGCGTTACTCGATCGTGGGGAGGGACTCGACTGTGCGGCTCTCCAATCTTCAAGGCAGCTCGCCGCTAACAGCACAGAACGAGCAGGGCTGGGATTTTCGTTCTTCCAGATTGCCGCATTCCTGTCCTTCCAAATTTGCCATAACAGCATGCATGCTCTGATTTTTCGTTCACCATCATCTCCAGCAATGATATCAAAGAGAACCTGCACAAAAGATTCATGGCGATTCATAACTTCGCCAATAAACGCCGCCAAGTTACTCAGTCGCCAGCAATCTTCGGCGAAAGAGCAATGGAGAAAGATATGCCATAGGTTCTCATAGCCTTCCTTGCAAATCCCACACTCTCCACCCACATTCATTCCTCTTGAAAGAAGCATCTCCTTCGTAGGAAGGTTGTTACGGGCTGCCCTCCATAGGAAGTTGCGAACCTTGTGCGGGATTCTGATCTTCCATAACTGGCCCCATTGGCCTTCCACGGCATAAGTAGTATCCAAGGTAAGAGAGCTAACGATCCGGTAAGCTGACTTGACCGTATAACGACCGGTGTGGGAGTGGTGCCAAATGAGTTTATCCGGCCTCGAAGTGGGCAAGAGAGGGATGATGATAATGTCATGGGCGTCGGGTGTGTTCATCAGGGCATTGATGAGATCAGTATTCCAACTTCGAGTGTCCCTGTTGATGAGCTCGTGGACAGTAAGTCCAGCCAAATCAGGAGGGCAAAAAGTCGAAACATGAAAACTCTCTTCTCTGCGCAGCCAAGGATCTGTAAACACTTTGATACTTTTACCATCTCCAACCCTCCAACGCAATCCTGCTCGTACAAGGTCTTGGCTGGCGCAAATGCTACGCCAAGTGAAGCTCGGACTTGATCCCACCTTGGCATTGAGAAAGTCGCTATTGGGGAAGTATTTAGCCTTTAGAGCCTGGCAAACTAGAGCATCCGGGTCCTCCATTCCGGGTCCTCCATTAACCTCCAACCAATTTTTCCGAGCATGGCGACGTTGAGAAGTTGCAAGCTACGAAAGCCCATACCCCCCCAGCTGTTTATCCACACACAACTTGTCCCATTTCATCCAGTTGATGCTCCTACCGGTGCCACCCTTGTTACCCCACCATAAGctgttcaattttaatttttaaaaaaaaaaaacttatatttGGGATTTGTTACCCGAACCGCTGACGTACTTAATATCGGAAAAGCAATACGTCTGGACAAGGAAACTAATGACATTTAAAACAGACAACACATCTGGTTCGCATCCATCAAACAAAGGCTAAAAAGGTTTTTAAGCGTCTTGAAATGGCAAAATTTTGCAAGCACAGACAAAAAGCACTTGAGCCAAACACTATATACAACAGGTCAGCAGTATACATACACATTAATAATACTATTATCAAGAGTATGTGacgaatattttaaatatataaaataaagacATAAGGTACAAAATTCTACAACTCTTTCCTGCAGATTTATGCAATGCACCACTTAAGACAGGGCCACATGACCAAGATAGATGTTGCCCACACCTAAAGGTCAGTTTTACCCTTGATCATTGTCTCCCCATTCTGCCCCTCATCTTCTGCCCAATTTACATCACCACACATGCATTTGGATTCTCATCGCTAAACATCTGTGTTGGAGCATTCATTTCTTGCACATATCTCTGCTGCTGGTAAAACTGCTGCTGGTAGTTTTGCTGATAGTACATCTCGTTCTTCCTCAACTCCATTTTCGGatcctcctccaccaccaccacctcgcCGCCGCTTTCCTTGTTCTCTTTACCGTCCTCCTCGGCTTTCTTGGCTTCGGACTTCCCGTCCTCAGCTTTCTTCTCTTCCTTGGATTTCTCCTCCTCTTTCTTCTCCGGCTCAACCTTCACGATCGCCGCGTGCTTGCCGGTTTTCTTGTAGACGTGATCGGCGAGCGATTTTGGGTCCACAACTCCTTTCACGATTACTTGTGAGCTCTTGAGGTCTGCCTCTGCGCTTTCAATCCCTACAGACACAGATTCGGTTGTTGgattaaattaatttcatattGCTGTGTTTTTTAGATTCTCTTTGAAAATTCGAATTGATTGACTAAAAGGAATTTCAAACGGAATCTAGAGGggttgaaataaaatataaggaaTGTACTGATTGTCACAGGTTAAGAATAtagaattgttttgaataaAATTTAGCAGTGCAAAGGAGAGGAGATAGAAATAGATGAAAACACAAATGTCTTTTGCATATACAGCTGAAAAGGGCAATCAATGGCGTAAACACCACGCGCGCGCTCACCTTTCATTCTGAGAATGCGCTTTCTTATTTCTTGAGCACACGCATCGCAATGCATGTAAACTCCCAACACCACTGTAATCACACAAGGCTGCCAACAACATTTAAAGCAACGCTTAATTACATGAATTTTAGCACTCAAAAATCAATCTGAATAAAATATACTACCTCCTCTTTTTTCTCCTCAGCTTTGACCTCCTCCTTCTCCGGTGGCTTCTGCGGCTCCTCAGGCGGTGCCGGCGGCTTCGGGATTGGAGAGATGAGCTCAACCTGCCGGTGGCTCTTCCGCTGCACCCTCTCGAAAACCTTCACCGGATCTGCTTTCTCGCCTTTCACCACCACCTTACTCGTTCTGCAATCTGTTGTCACACTCTCCACTCCTGAAAACAAAAAACCAAATCAACCAATATcgttaattaatataaattcaaaaagaaaatttaacaGCTTTACATGCAGCTGCATTTAATTCAacaaattttattcaatttatcaCCTTCAAATCCTTTGAGACACCTCCGGACTTTTCTCGCGCAGCCCTCACAGTGCATGAACACCTTCAAAACGATTTCCTGCGGCAGCGGCGGAGGCTCCGCCTTCGCTTCATCCTCTTTCTTCCCATCTTCCGCCGCCTTCGGagcttcttctttcttctcctcctccgcaGCCGGCTTCTTTTCCTCTGCCGGCTTTTTCTCCTCCTGCACCAAATTatcaaaacatataaataaccaacaaaccaaaaaaaaaaaaacctaaacaAGCATGGtggatataaatatatatagagagagagagagagactaaaCCTCGCCCATCGTTTTTAGTGTTTCTCTTTGTAGGAGCAGCGATGGATTTGTGAAGACAGAGAGAGACCCGTGGAGTGCGTGTGAATTACACAGAGAAAGAAAGCAGTGAAATGTTTGTGTTTATCAGATCTAGAGGCGGGCAGTGAAGGTGAATACTGAATTCTGAATAGGCGTCATCACCAACACTGACGTGGCTCTTATATAGTACGTGGCACGTGCAGTGCGAGGGCGCACTTGCGCTGGAAACTATTCTCCTCCAAACGGCGTCGTTGCGTGTTACGATTTTCTATGCGTGATTATTTTCGCTACCCATTTTTGGCAGCCGGTTCAGATACCTTTTCTCCTTCACTTATCTACTATCTAGTTTCTATACTGGAAATTCGGAAATTCTTTGTCAATTTTGACCTACTGCTTTCAATATTTCGTAAAGGAattgaaaactttgattttgacgtggaaaatattttttttatatgtaatgTGCATGGAACAGATTATTGAAATTTAAGGTTTTTATAATAAAGTTTTATATGAGATTTGGACATTATTTAAAGCGAATTCGAATTCGAATTCCGATGGATTTTCcaattaaatgattttttttttcaggtaTGGCGTTGCGAGTTTCAAATGATTAACATCTGAATTGAGCAAAAGAAGTAAGTGCTTTAATGGTTATTGTTGGCACATTTGGGAAATCTGAATTaatgataaataaatcttttttgCTAGAGCAAATTCCGTGATGATTGAGGTAACAAAATAGTGGGATCTGACATGTAAAAACTGATGCATAATTACTGAAATCCGATACAGTAAATCTCATCTCATTGATATCTCAAAGAATAGTGGCGTCTTACATCTGTCAATGACGTAGTAATTAATACTACTATTTATGGTGTAGCGTTAATATCTATCCGTTGAGAGGGCTAATTAAATGATTGGTAAATGTAGTGACCTCCATATAGGACTTGTAATCGGTCCGATTCGATTGAATCGATTTTCGATTCGATTAACAGtaaatttgataataaaaaattgaatcGATTTTCGATTCGATTAATTAACCGATTTAACCGATTAATTAATGGAATGTAGAGCCGATCGAACAGAAATTCAAACAGTTCTTCACCGATTTACTCTTCGATTTCGAGCAATCGCTGCCGAATGAATCCTCCCCTTCCGCCGCCGAGCTCACCACGTAGTACAACAGCACCACCGCTGTGTCCATTGTCGTGGCTGCCATCGGAGCTCAGTTGAGCTCCGACCAAatcaacaataaaataattcttTCCCCTAAATCACTGAGCGCTTTATACAAAACATGTAAATCAAAGGGAGCTATTACAGAGTTCGGAAGTTATGCAAGAATTCCATTTGCACAACCTGttgattgattatttttattaatttctaattgtTTTGTGCAGAGTGATAAGTATTGGGAAAAGGGGGGGTTCAATAGTCACTCGCTGAAGCTTTAATGCAACTGCGTAATGACGCAATGAGATAGGCGATGACAGAATTGCATTTGACTTAATTCTCAATTCGACATAAAAAATTTCAAGCCCTAAAAATTGAGGGCTTACTTATCGAAGGGGAAGACTAGCTGCAACGGGGACGACCGgtgaggcggaggcggaggctggtggtgatggtggtggtggtgatgacCGGTAAGGCGGCTGCAACGGGGATGACTAGTGGCGGCAGAGACGTGAGGCGCGGTAGACTGAGGGGGAGCTCAGACACGGTCCGACGTAGGCGCGGTAGACCGAGGGGTAAGTGGCGTCGTGGCCGGTGGGAAGAGGCGCCAACGGCGACAATGTGGGAGGGAAGCAAGGCACCGGGAAGAGGCGAAGGCTCGCAGTGATGTTGTCTGAATCAGAATCTGAACAATAGTTTCTAATTTGACtattttctaaattctaatataaatacataatgaaatataaattaattaattaatcctaaTAGTGCTAAACCAGTTAATTCGGTTTAATCGGTTAAACCAATCGGTTAAACTGATTAACCGGTTAACGAAGAACAACAAGTGGATGGGGAGATGGACACATGGAGAAGAATCATCCAACCGAGTTTGGAATCCatacaactcaaactcaactacATCTTCAAACAAGTAATCAATTAGGTACGGCTTCTAACGTTCTATGAAAATATGATCATTCAAATAGTCAAGATGTAATCACTCGTTTTGTTGCTATGGGACATTTACCTTTTCAATTGCTGATAAAATGACTTTTGAACATGTTATGGGAAATGCTTACAATCCTaccgataaaaaaaatagtagaaaCATTGTGCTTAGGATAATTAGAAGACAAGccctttattaaaaaaattcccCTCGTCATATTATTAGTGTAGTAAGTTTATTTTAGAATTAGTTGTTAATATTGATAGTTTAGAAACTTTAGTGTagtagtttacttattcaatatTGTAATTTCGATTTTGAAGATTGTAACTTATTTGTGCAtgtaaattgtaattttattaactttgaattcaataataatacaaattttcttatattttgatgGTAAATgtgttaaaattttatttcgTTTATACTATAGTTTATTGTATTTTATCTTAACtttattcaataataaataatttcgTATAATGTATTTCATAATGCAAttttatgaagaaaaaaaatatacacgATACATTaacatatagatatatatatatatatatatatataaaaaaaattgtcagtTCTTCGGACCTTGAACTGTCGGTTTCCGGCCCGGCGTCGGTCCAAAGCCCTGAACCGATCCTTTAGAATTTTTCATGGGCCGGTTACAGTTCACCTTCTCGATGAACCGTGAACCGCCAGTTCATATCTGAAATCGACGATTTTTAGCCCGTAAATACCACTAGGTAAATGTATTATCAGTGGATAAAAGATCTCgtcatataaaaaaatgagtggttgtgatTGAATTAATTGTAAAGTAAAGTAAAAATGAATGGTTATAATAAGAAATGAAAAAAGTGATTATGTtcagaaaaataaaagtaatatacTCTTCTTTATGAACGTCTAATTAAGTAATTATTGTATACTCTTAATGCATGAAGATAGTAAGAAATAGATATTTTATTAGAGAATAATGTAATTGTAACTAAGTTTTCACGTGTTTAATAACGAGTTAGTACTTGCACAAATTCGTCGAACtccataaaataattattgttataattgTGCCTTCTTTTCATATAACCAATTTCAATAACTAGTTTTTATTTCGGTTGAGAAGGCctgattcaaataataaaatgttgggaaatatacacaaataattccgcccattatcaaatcgaaagcaatatcaaagatataaattatctaagacgggaaaaataatgacaccgatatttaacgtggttcggccaaactgcctacgtccacggacccaccccaatatattagagaatctcaaaaaaggaggagtacaacaataccacactgtattttgtatctgcctacgcagaggctatctctcaactcacttttatcactcgtgtataacttccacactgaagttttctctcacaagattttctctctatctctctatctctctagcTAGAGAATGCTTTGGTTGTGTTTGGTGTGTCTATCAAATGCTGCGGAGAGGCTCTTTATAGGCAAAAATTAAGAGGTGGTTGGTGGCAAATGGTGGTAGGTGGCACATGGTGGAGTTGGTTGATGGCTACCTACCTATTtttgactaacaatctcccacttgaagactgatttcaatctgcactactagaaaaacgcacatagataacggattttatccgttatctatgagcaaaaaaaacgttgtgtatagtggtgttatctattataggtgtcatacacaacggtttaaaaaccgttatctatgaagggaaaagataacagtacaaccacacatacataacggttataaaaccgttatctatgaagggaatagataacagtacaaccacacatacataacggttataaaaccgttatctatattgattatacataacggttttcgactgttatgtattataatttatccgttatctattccataatatatattttttcatattatagttaacagttttttatactttttataacggtttaaaccgttatctttgtaagaaaaagataacggttttcgactgttatgtattagaattaatccgttatctattatataatatttcttttttctcataacatagttaacagttttttatactttttataacggtttaaaccgttatctttgtaagaaaaatataacggttttcgactgttatgtattagaattaatccgttatctattatataatatttcttttttctaataacatagttaacagttttttatactttttataacggtttaaaccgttatctttgtaagatatagataacggttttcgactgttatgtattagaattaatccgttatctattatataatatttcttttttctcataacatagttaacagttttttatactttttataacggtttaaaccgttatctttgtaagatatagataacggttttatatTGTGATACATAACACTtacatccgttatctatgacttTCATTCATAACGGTTTGTCTccacatacataacggattatttTCGTTATTGTtatcatacataacggttactaaccgttatgtatgacctTTAATTTTTGTTGTCTATTTTATCATAGATAACAGTTTTGCATGTAATAGATGACAGTTTTctgcatattttttatatattctcaattttgctttttatttatatctaaaactcaaaagaaaaaaattcaaataataaaataacattgagAACATAATATTAACATTCAGAAGTTGCAAAAACAATCATCAAAGATTCAAAAGTAAGATCTGTTAATCTACAGGGCAAAATGCAGTCCAATACATGAGTAATTTAAAGCAACGAGGCCAGACAAAATGCAGTTCAAGACGACAAGGTCAGCATTCTCCGAGTTCGAGTAGAAGAAACTAATATTTTCAGTTCATAAAGCACATATACCACAAGTCAAGAGATCTATACGGTTATCCATCCATGTTGTAGTCTTCTTGTTGTAAATAAGGATTGTAGTTCCCGGGAACTTCTATCTTTCCTATCATCTGCTCCATTCCTGCATAATACCAACTTCATGCAGTCAAAATGTGAAATTTTTATGCAAATAAAACATTAAGTTAAAGGATTTCATGAATGTAAATGCAACAGCTTTCAATTATCCATAGCTTCCACCTAAGAAAATTTACATTAACATATCGCTATCATACCTAAAGTTCAAGCAAACACATGCTTTATCACAAAAGTTGCCCATTCCTCACGAATATCATCGATTTCAGCTTCGGTGTATGTCTTAACATTCTTAAACTGTAAAAAGAAATACgtacataaatatattttacgaaTAATTACAAAAGTTCTATTAGAAAGTTAAATGATGaagagtataatatatatagttaCCATCGATGATAGAGACGTGTAGGCATTAAGTTCATAGCGTGTTATGATCTCTTTCATGAACTTCATGACATAAAATCCACATTGAGATGCATCAGGCTGGATAGGACCCTATCAAGATTCAAGAATCCGAAAAAGAGCAGTCAATAAGTGGCAGTTTACCCCTTCATATGCATGATTTTCAGCCAACAAGAGCAGCCAATAAGTGGCAGTTTACAGTTCACATATTAGCTAGGGAACTTGGCAATAACAAACATAATTAAGTTGTAATAGccataaatagaaaattatacCTACCTTAACCACTTCCCAACTTGCtgttttcttgaatttttttccCTTGTGTGCATTCACAATATTCATCGCACTTGAAATCAAAGGCAACCAGAAATTTCATATTAGCTATAAAAATCAATAACAGAAATGATTAGTTAAAGTGTGTAAGACTTACATGTCAACGACGAGTTTCCATGGGGTATCTTTATTCCGATGACAAATTGGATCCATCAAAGAGACACGATCTTTCTCAAGATCAATGATTGTCAGAATCCAATGCCcactattttataaaaaaaattggattagtAGGCGAAAACATATACCACACTAACTACTAACTTAACATTTTCACTTACCCCACGTTGCAAGGAACGAGTACCAGCTGATTTGATAAAGCCTGAAGTAACCTGTCTGCTAGTTTGCGGGCTCTTGTCTCGGTTGAGTCTTGTCGATTATGAGATACAGTAAATGGATTCACAAACATAAACCTCCCAAGACTTCCCTCTGTCTTCATCTTTCCATAAGAATGGCTGTCAACAAATCATTTCAGACTTAGATAAGAAATCCCGATTATAAATGATAGTAGCTTAATAAGATATTTACCAAATGTATGCGATAATGCTGTTCCCTGTAATCGGTTCCAGATTACAAAAGGGAATCACATCATCCTTCAAGAGAATCCAAACGCTTAGATCTTGCCCAAACATTTCAAAGTCTATTGGAAGACGTATTCCTTCACCCGCGAATGACTTCTCCATCATACAATATAGTGCTACCAATGATGAAGGCAATGATGACAAATTCTTCACCGCGGACTCTTTCAAAATCTTTTTTCCACGTGTCTTCTTATCAGGTTTCTAAATACACAACACATTATATGTTAGgtattaattaatactaaaaGGCTGctagaaagaattaaaattacctCAATTGATTTCTCCACCACCAAATGAGTAGGCCATGCTACATGGGTTCCTAATGCATTTCCCACTGTAACCATGTCATCTGAAATAGGTTTGGGTAATCGTGCATTATCATCAACAACCTCATCAATCGCCACACGTAAGCAGTCTTCAGGAAAGGGAGATCCGTGAAGGACATCTCCAGCAACCATGACCGTTCCGTAAGCTACAAGTTTTTTGGATCCGTCTTCAAGTAATTTAACCACCTTCCCCTACATCAATTAGAAAGGAAGAAAAGACCAAAAATAGATGAAAGGAAGAAAAgaccaaaaatatttttcaaaagtaTTCACATAATACCTCCAACCCAACTGATTTTTCAACCACCTCAATGTCTTCATCGTTTTCAACCACCTTCATGTCTTCATCGTTTTCAATCTTTTTTCCACGTGTCTTCTTATCAGGTCTCTAAACACACAACACAATATATGTTAgaagtattaattaatattaataggCTGctagaaagaattaaaaattaccCAACTGATTTTTCAACCACCTTGATGTCTTCATCATTTTCAACCACCTTCATGTCTTCATCCTTTTCAATCTTTTTTCCACATGTCTTTTTATCAGGTTTCTAAATACACAACACATGATATGTTAgaagtattaattaatattaaaaggCTGctagaaagaattaaaattacccAACTGATTTTTCAACCACCTTGATGTCTTCAGCGTTTTCAACCACCTTCATGTCTTCATCGTTTTCAATCTGCATCTTTTGAGGCTTTATCACAGAACAGCTGCCTAATCCTTCAGACTTATCGTCCTTATCACCCACCTTCGATTCCAGTTTTCCAATTCTGCTTACTAACTCGTAGATCACTTTATCTAGAACAAGTATGCGTCCATCTTGTTCTTTTATTTG includes these proteins:
- the LOC131020158 gene encoding heavy metal-associated isoprenylated plant protein 7-like, translating into MGEEEKKPAEEKKPAAEEEKKEEAPKAAEDGKKEDEAKAEPPPLPQEIVLKVFMHCEGCARKVRRCLKGFEGVESVTTDCRTSKVVVKGEKADPVKVFERVQRKSHRQVELISPIPKPPAPPEEPQKPPEKEEVKAEEKKEEPCVITVVLGVYMHCDACAQEIRKRILRMKGIESAEADLKSSQVIVKGVVDPKSLADHVYKKTGKHAAIVKVEPEKKEEEKSKEEKKAEDGKSEAKKAEEDGKENKESGGEVVVVEEDPKMELRKNEMYYQQNYQQQFYQQQRYVQEMNAPTQMFSDENPNACVVM
- the LOC131023550 gene encoding uncharacterized protein LOC131023550; its protein translation is MVAGDVLHGSPFPEDCLRVAIDEVVDDNARLPKPISDDMVTVGNALGTHVAWPTHLVVEKSIEKPDKKTRGKKILKESAVKNLSSLPSSLVALYCMMEKSFAGEGIRLPIDFEMFGQDLSVWILLKDDVIPFCNLEPITGNSIIAYICHSYGKMKTEGSLGRFMFVNPFTVSHNRQDSTETRARKLADRLLQALSNQLVLVPCNVG